One Engystomops pustulosus chromosome 7, aEngPut4.maternal, whole genome shotgun sequence DNA window includes the following coding sequences:
- the LOC140069238 gene encoding cell adhesion molecule CEACAM2-like, with protein MTVTCDFTLHPDVAADTIHPVIYKDNNVFSNRKMVRISAASTDKSGDYRCAVTNSGGTIVKHSKTLSSMVEELVVGAKISVDEQDPDMFSGNNITFTCSIRKGTFLSYTWLHNDKEIGKNCELYDIRQDGRVLYIEALQQEHSGVYRCNVSNHLSYGMSDELKITVIEPVGALLLLIDKEDVDLMPDDGFTFTCSLVGDNSFHFFWIHNEQNLKLNSSSYEFRDGGKVLHIKSAQPDHEGSYQCGVIKDTPSGRTLVSKSGVWILKISSTSDPYFMAFLMSVVVVALFIILFIVCVYKYQKIYKSQCLQEKTQHIRVPLENIEDKTLLEDNVVKSSQT; from the exons ATGACTGTAACCTGTGACTTCACGCTTCATCCAGACGTAGCGGCTGACACTATACATCCTGTCATTTACAAGGATAACAATGTTTTTTCCAATAGAAAAATGGTCAGAATTAGTGCAGCTTCGACTGATAAATCTGGAGATTATCGATGTGCGGTGACTAACTCAGGAGGAACGATCGTCAAACACAGCAAAACCTTGTCCAGCATGGTAGAAG AACTAGTGGTTGGTGCAAAAATCAGTGTTGACGAGCAGGATCCTGATATGTTCTCCGGAAATAATATAACTTTTACATGTTCTATACGTAAAGGGACGTTCCTTTCATATACATGGCTCCATAATGACAAGGAGATAGGCAAGAACTGTGAATTATATGATATCAGACAAGATGGTAGAGTGCTCTACATAGAAGCCCTTCAGCAGGAGCACTCCGGGGTCTATCGATGTAACGTCAGCAATCACCTGTCATATGGTATGAGTGATGAGCTGAAGATCACGGTCATAG AGCCAGTAGGTGCCCTTCTTCTGCTGATCGATAAAGAAGACGTGGACTTGATGCCTGATGATGGCTTCACATTTACTTGCTCTTTGGTTGGAGATAACAGTTTCCACTTCTTCTGGATACACAATGAGCAAAACCTGAAACTAAACTCCTCCTCATACGAGTTCAGGGACGGAGGAAAAGTTCTGCACATAAAGTCTGCACAACCTGATCATGAGGGCTCCTACCAATGTGGGGTCATAAAGGACACCCCCTCAGGAAGAACATTGGTTTCAAAAAGTGGCGTTTGGATCTTAAAAATCTCCA GTACAAGTGACCCATACTTCATGGCATTCTTGATGTCGGTGGTAGTGGTGGCCCTCTTCATCATCCTCTTCATCGTTTGTGTGTACAAGTATCAGAAGATATATAAATCTCAATGTCTCCAAGAAAAAACACAACACATCAGAG TTCCTTTGGAAAACATTGAAGATAAGACTCTTCTTGAGGACAATGTGGTTAAAAG